DNA from Leucobacter aridicollis:
TACATTGACGGCTACGACCTCGTTCGCGGGGTCGCCCTCGAATGGGGCATCGCCGCGTCAGCGCTCGCTCAGGCGTATCTCGCTAGCCGGGAGCTGCTTGCGACGCCGGCGGCGCCGGTCGCGGCGCCCGCGGGGCTCGCCGAGTTTCTGGAGCGCGCGCCTGCCGAGCGGATCCTGCTCACGAACGCGCCGGAGATCCGGATCGAGGCGGCGCTCGACGCGCTCGGCCTCCGCGGCGCGTTCGACGCCGTCATCACGAGCGCGGGAAAGCCTGCAGGGATCTCCGACCTGCTCGACAGGCTCGGGCCCGAGCGCCGCGTGCTCAGCGTCGGGGACGTCTGGCAGAACGACCTCGCCCCGGTGCATGCCCG
Protein-coding regions in this window:
- a CDS encoding HAD family hydrolase, giving the protein MSAPPAMIFDFDGTVSLGDGPVLAYAQAVADGSGSDEFLPAVREHMALADGAYIDGYDLVRGVALEWGIAASALAQAYLASRELLATPAAPVAAPAGLAEFLERAPAERILLTNAPEIRIEAALDALGLRGAFDAVITSAGKPAGISDLLDRLGPERRVLSVGDVWQNDLAPVHARGHATALVGSHAQPDARPDYAGPTVTELLPALRAWLDGR